Genomic DNA from Chlorogloeopsis sp. ULAP01:
AAATTAGAAACGAATGGAACGATCATGCCAGATTAATACACGTTTGTTCAAAAGAATATAAGCAAAATTTGAGGTTGAAGGCTCACAAGTATGCAGCGATCGCATAATTCATATTTTTATTGAGCAAGGTTAAATTAGCAAACTAGTCAAATTCAAGCTAGCTTAAAAGAAAGTCAGTAAAATTTACAAAATAACTAGAAATTTTATCTTGACAAAGTCATGTCTTTATTTATAGAGACAATAAGATAAATCTATTAAATCATGAACCAGGTAGATTATCTCCGGATTAGTTTAATTGATCGCTGTAATTTCCGTTGTCAATACTGTATGCCAGAGGGGGAAGAACTAGATTATATTCTCAAGCAAAATTTATTGACTGATGAGGAAATGCTCACCCTCATTCAAGAGGTGTTTATTCCTGTTGGATTTACCCGGTTTAGGCTAACTGGAGGGGAACCGCTTTTACGTCCGCGTGTGGTGGAGTTGGTGAGGGCGATCGCTTCTTTTCCCCAAACCCAAGATGTCTCAATGACGACTAACGGCTTTTTACTCGCCCCGATGGCACAAAGCCTTTATGATGCTGGTTTACGGCGCATTAATATCAGCTTGGATTCTCTTGAGCCTGACATTTTTGACCAAATTATTGGCAATCGCGGGCGATCGCGCTGGCAAGATGTATGGAATGGAATTCAAGCAGCTTATCGTGTGGGCTTCGATCCGCTAAAACTCAATGTAGTTGTGATCCCCAATGTCAACGACCACGAAGTTTTAGATCTTGCAGCTTTAACCATTGATAAACAATGGCACGTCCGATTTATTGAATTTATGCCAATTGGTAATGCTCAATTATTTGGCGATCACGGTTGGATATCTTCGGAAGAGTTACGGCAAAGCATCCGCGAACGTTGGGGCTTGACAGAAAGCCAAGTACGTGGTAGTGGGCCTGCTGATGTATTTCAGATTCCCGGAGCGAAGGGAACACTAGGATTTATCAGTCAGATGTCGGAGTGTTTTTGCGATCGGTGTAACCGGATGCGCCTTTCTGCTGATGGTTGGTTGCGTCCGTGTTTATTGAATGAAACTGGGCAAATAGATTTAAAAACTGCTCTCCGCGCGGGTATAAGTACTGCCGACTTACGGGAGCAGGTGAGGGAATTATTGGCACTAAAGCCTGAAATTAATTTTAAACAGCGCTTTTCAGGTACTAAAACAGGTGC
This window encodes:
- the moaA gene encoding GTP 3',8-cyclase MoaA, whose translation is MNQVDYLRISLIDRCNFRCQYCMPEGEELDYILKQNLLTDEEMLTLIQEVFIPVGFTRFRLTGGEPLLRPRVVELVRAIASFPQTQDVSMTTNGFLLAPMAQSLYDAGLRRINISLDSLEPDIFDQIIGNRGRSRWQDVWNGIQAAYRVGFDPLKLNVVVIPNVNDHEVLDLAALTIDKQWHVRFIEFMPIGNAQLFGDHGWISSEELRQSIRERWGLTESQVRGSGPADVFQIPGAKGTLGFISQMSECFCDRCNRMRLSADGWLRPCLLNETGQIDLKTALRAGISTADLREQVRELLALKPEINFKQRFSGTKTGAYTRTMSQIGG